The proteins below come from a single Papaver somniferum cultivar HN1 chromosome 11, ASM357369v1, whole genome shotgun sequence genomic window:
- the LOC113323389 gene encoding ubiquitin carboxyl-terminal hydrolase 12-like isoform X2, whose product MTMMTPPPLDQQEDEEMLVPHSDFVDGAQPMEEAVQPETVSTVENQQIEDPPTSRFTWTIESFSRLNVKKHYSDVFVVGGFKWRVLIFPKGNNVDQLSMYLDVADSQNLPYGWSRYAQFSLAVVNQSQNKFTVRKDTQHQFNARESDWGFTSFMPLSDLYDPSRGFLANDTIIIEAEVIVRKVVDYWSYDSKKETGFVGLKNQGATCYMNSLLQTLYHIPYFRKAVYHMPTTENDMPSGSIPLALQSLFYKLQYSDNSVATKELTKSFGWDTYDSFMQHDVQELNRVLSEKLEDKMKGTVVEGTIQQLFEGHHMNYIECINVDYKSTRKESFYDLQLDVKGCRDVYASFDKYVEVERLEGDNKYHAEQHGLQDAKKGVLFIDFPPVLQLQLKRFEYDFMRDTMVKINDRYEFPLQLDLDRENGKYLSPDADRGVRNLYTLHSVLVHSGGVHGGHYYAFIRPTLSDQWFKFDDERVTKEDMKRALEEQYGGEEELPNAGFNNTPFKFTKYSNAYMLVYIRDSDKDKIICNVDEKDIAEHLRVRLKKEQEEKEHKKKEKAEAHLYTIIKVARNEDLKEQIGRDIYFDLVDHDKVRSFRIQKQMSFNVFKEEVAKEFGIPVECQRFWLWAKRQNHTYRPNRPLTHQEETQSVGHLREVSNKAHNAELKLFLEVEVGLDLRPIPPPEKTKDDILIFFKLYDSEKEALRFVGRLFVKGSGKPLEILSKLNEMAGFAPSEEIELYEEIKFDPSVMCEHIDKKLTFRTSQLEDGDIICFQKSPSAEPEQRHRYPDVPSFLEYVHNRQVVHFRSLEKPKEDDFCIELSKIFSYDEVVEKVAQQLGLEDPSKIRLTSHNCYSQQPKPQPIKYRGVDRLSDMLVHYNQTSDILYYEVLDIPLPELQGLKTLKVAFHHATKEEAVIHCIRLPKQSTVGDVINDLKTKVELSHPGAELRLLEVFYHKIYKIFPLNEKIENINDQYWTLRAEEIPEEEKNLGPNDRLIHVYHFMKDTTQMQVQNFGEPFFLLIHEGETLADVKGRIQKKLQVPDEEFTKWRFAFLSLGRPDYLEDSDVVSSRFQKRDIYGAWEQYLGLEHSDSAPKRAYAANQNRHTYEKPVKIYN is encoded by the exons atgACTATGATGACTCCTCCACCATTAGAT CAGCAAGAAGATGAGGAGATGTTGGTTCCACATTCAGATTTTGTTGATGGTGCTCAACCTATGGAAGAAG CAGTGCAACCGGAAACTGTTAGTACCGTGGAGAATCAGCAAATTGAGGATCCTCCAACTTCGAGATTTACATGGACAATTGAGAGTTTTTCTAGGTTGAATGTAAAGAAACACTACTCTGATGTATTTGTCGTGGGTGGTTTTAAATG GCGGGTACTGATTTTTCCCAAGGGAAACAATGTCGACCAATTGTCAATGTACCTAGATGTTGCAGATTCACAGAACTTGCCTTATGGATGGAGTAGATATGCTCAATTCAGTTTGGCTGTGGTGAATCAATCACAGAATAAGTTTACTGTTAGAAAAG ACACACAACATCAGTTCAATGCACGAGAGAGTGATTGGGGCTTCACGTCCTTTATGCCTTTAAGTGACCTCTACGATCCTAGCAGAGGATTTCTTGCCAATGATACAATAATCATTGAAGCCGAGGTTATTGTTCGTAAGGTTGTGGATTATTGGAGTTAtgattcaaagaaagaaacaggCTTTGTTGGTCTTAAGAATCAGGGTGCAACATGTTACATGAACTCTCTACTGCAAACTCTTTATCATATCCCTTACTTCAGAAAG GCCGTATACCATATGCCAACAACTGAGAATGACATGCCATCTGGAAGCATTCCTCTGGCTCTGCAGAGCCTATTTTACAAGCTTCAATACAGTGACAACAGTGTTGCAACTAAAGAGCTGACAAAATCTTTTGGATGGGACACGTATGATTCTTTCATGCAGCATGATGTGCAAGAACTCAATAGGGTTCTTTCTGAAAAGCTCGAGGATAAAATGAAA GGGACTGTTGTAGAGGGCACTATCCAGCAATTGTTTGAAGGACACCATATGAACTATATTGAGTGCATCAATGTGGACTACAAATCTACGAGAAAGGAGTCATTTTATG ACCTTCAGCTCGATGTTAAAGGATGTCGAGATGTCTATGCTTCTTTTGACAAATATGTGGAAGTGGAACGTCTTGAAGGTGATAACAAGTATCATGCTGAGCAACATGGATTGCAG GATGCTAAGAAAGGTGTCCTCTTTATTGACTTTCCTCCTGTTCTCCAGCTTCAGCTGAAGCGGTTTGAATATGATTTCATGAGGGACACTATGGTAAAG ATTAATGACCGTTATGAGTTTCCATTGCAACTTGACCTTGATAGAGAGAATGGCAAGTATTTATCGCCAGATGCAGATAGAGGAGTTCGCAACCTTTACACACTTCACAG TGTCTTGGTTCATAGTGGCGGAGTGCATGGTGGACATTACTACGCTTTTATTCGGCCAACCCTCTCTGATCAGTG GTTTAAATTTGATGATGAGCGGGTTACGAAAGAAGATATGAAGAGAGCACTTGAAGAACAGTATGGTGGGGAGGAAGAG TTGCCAAATGCAGGCTTCAATAACACCCCGTTTAAGTTCACAAAATATTCAAATGCATACATGCTTGTGTATATACGTGATAGTGATAAGGATAAGATTATTTGCAATGTGGATGAGAAGGACATTGCTGAACACCTTAGG GTAAGATTAAAGAAAGAACAGGAAGAAAAGGAgcacaagaaaaaggaaaaagcagAGGCTCACCTTTATACTATTATAAAG GTTGCGAGGAATGAGGATCTCAAGGAACAGATTGGCAGGGATATTTATTTTGATCTTGTGGATCATGATAAAGTTCGCAGCTTTCGCATTCAAAAGCAGATGTCTTTTAATGTTTTCAAG GAAGAGGTGGCCAAAGAGTTTGGTATACCAGTAGAATGCCAGCGCTTTTGGCTGTGGGCAAAGCGGCAGAACCATACATATCGTCCAAATCGACCACTGACACATCAAGAGGAAACTCAGTCG GTTGGACACCTGAGGGAGGTTTCAAATAAAGCTCACAACGCAGAGTTGAAGTTATTCTTGGAAGTGGAGGTTGGACTG GATCTACGTCCTATTCCTCCACCTGAGAAAACGAAAGACgatattttgattttcttcaagCTTTATGACTCAGAGAAAGAAGCACTCAG GTTTGTAGGGAGGTTATTTGTGAAAGGCAGTGGCAAGCCCTTGGAGATACTGTCTAAGCTAAATGAAATGGCTGGGTTTGCTCCAAGTGAAGAAATTGAACTTTACGAG GAAATAAAGTTCGATCCTAGTGTTATGTGTGAACATATTGACAAGAAACTCACTTTCCGAACTAGCCAG CTCGAAGATGGTGATATTATATGTTTTCAGAAATCTCCTTCTGCTGAACCTGAACAACGGCATCGTTATCCTGATGTACCTTCATTTTTGGAGTATGTTCACAATCGGCAG GTTGTTCATTTCCGTTCGTTGGAGAAACCTAAGGAGGATGATTTCTGTATTGAGCT GTCAAAAATATTCTCGTATGACGAAGTCGTTGAAAAAGTTGCACAACAACTTGGTTTGGAGGATCCATCCAAAATCAGGCTCACATCACACAACTGTTACTCTCAGCAACCTAAACCCCAACCTATCAAATATAGGGGAGTTGACCGTTTGTCAGATATGTTGGTTCACTACAATCAG ACTTCCGATATATTGTATTATGAAGTATTGGACATTCCTTTACCAGAATTGCAAGGCTTAAAAACTTTGAAGGTTGCTTTTCATCATGCAACAAAGGAAGAA GCAGTAATTCACTGTATTAGATTGCCGAAGCAAAGCACTGTTGGAGATGTCATTAATGACCTGAAAACAAAG GTCGAATTGTCCCATCCAGGTGCAGAGCTCAGGTTGCTTGAAGTATTCTATCATAAGATCTACAAG ATTTTCCCACTTAATGAAAAGATCGAAAATATTAATGATCAATACTGGACATTACGTGCGGAGGAG ATTCCAGAGGAAGAGAAAAACCTTGGGCCTAATGATCGCCTGATTCATGTTTACCATTTTATGAAAGATACAACTCAAATG CAGGTCCAAAATTTTGGCGAACCATTTTTCTTGCTCATCCATGAAGGAGAGACATTAGCTGATGTTAAAGGTCGCATACAAAAGAAACTGCAGGTGCCAGACGAGGAGTTCACCAAG TGGAGATTTGCGTTTTTGTCGTTGGGAAGGCCTGACTACCTCGAGGACAGTGATGTTGTATCCAGTCGTTTTCAG AAAAGGGATATTTATGGAGCTTGGGAGCAATATTTAGGGTTAGAACACTCGGATAGTGCTCCAAAAAGGGCCTATGCAGCCAACCAG AACCGCCATACATACGAGAAGCCTGTAAAAATTTACAATTAG
- the LOC113323389 gene encoding ubiquitin carboxyl-terminal hydrolase 12-like isoform X3: MTMMTPPPLDQEDEEMLVPHSDFVDGAQPMEEAVQPETVSTVENQQIEDPPTSRFTWTIESFSRLNVKKHYSDVFVVGGFKWRVLIFPKGNNVDQLSMYLDVADSQNLPYGWSRYAQFSLAVVNQSQNKFTVRKDTQHQFNARESDWGFTSFMPLSDLYDPSRGFLANDTIIIEAEVIVRKVVDYWSYDSKKETGFVGLKNQGATCYMNSLLQTLYHIPYFRKAVYHMPTTENDMPSGSIPLALQSLFYKLQYSDNSVATKELTKSFGWDTYDSFMQHDVQELNRVLSEKLEDKMKGTVVEGTIQQLFEGHHMNYIECINVDYKSTRKESFYDLQLDVKGCRDVYASFDKYVEVERLEGDNKYHAEQHGLQDAKKGVLFIDFPPVLQLQLKRFEYDFMRDTMVKINDRYEFPLQLDLDRENGKYLSPDADRGVRNLYTLHSVLVHSGGVHGGHYYAFIRPTLSDQWFKFDDERVTKEDMKRALEEQYGGEEELPNAGFNNTPFKFTKYSNAYMLVYIRDSDKDKIICNVDEKDIAEHLRVRLKKEQEEKEHKKKEKAEAHLYTIIKVARNEDLKEQIGRDIYFDLVDHDKVRSFRIQKQMSFNVFKEEVAKEFGIPVECQRFWLWAKRQNHTYRPNRPLTHQEETQSVGHLREVSNKAHNAELKLFLEVEVGLDLRPIPPPEKTKDDILIFFKLYDSEKEALRFVGRLFVKGSGKPLEILSKLNEMAGFAPSEEIELYEEIKFDPSVMCEHIDKKLTFRTSQLEDGDIICFQKSPSAEPEQRHRYPDVPSFLEYVHNRQVVHFRSLEKPKEDDFCIELSKIFSYDEVVEKVAQQLGLEDPSKIRLTSHNCYSQQPKPQPIKYRGVDRLSDMLVHYNQTSDILYYEVLDIPLPELQGLKTLKVAFHHATKEEAVIHCIRLPKQSTVGDVINDLKTKVELSHPGAELRLLEVFYHKIYKIFPLNEKIENINDQYWTLRAEEIPEEEKNLGPNDRLIHVYHFMKDTTQMQVQNFGEPFFLLIHEGETLADVKGRIQKKLQVPDEEFTKWRFAFLSLGRPDYLEDSDVVSSRFQKRDIYGAWEQYLGLEHSDSAPKRAYAANQNRHTYEKPVKIYN; the protein is encoded by the exons atgACTATGATGACTCCTCCACCATTAGAT CAAGAAGATGAGGAGATGTTGGTTCCACATTCAGATTTTGTTGATGGTGCTCAACCTATGGAAGAAG CAGTGCAACCGGAAACTGTTAGTACCGTGGAGAATCAGCAAATTGAGGATCCTCCAACTTCGAGATTTACATGGACAATTGAGAGTTTTTCTAGGTTGAATGTAAAGAAACACTACTCTGATGTATTTGTCGTGGGTGGTTTTAAATG GCGGGTACTGATTTTTCCCAAGGGAAACAATGTCGACCAATTGTCAATGTACCTAGATGTTGCAGATTCACAGAACTTGCCTTATGGATGGAGTAGATATGCTCAATTCAGTTTGGCTGTGGTGAATCAATCACAGAATAAGTTTACTGTTAGAAAAG ACACACAACATCAGTTCAATGCACGAGAGAGTGATTGGGGCTTCACGTCCTTTATGCCTTTAAGTGACCTCTACGATCCTAGCAGAGGATTTCTTGCCAATGATACAATAATCATTGAAGCCGAGGTTATTGTTCGTAAGGTTGTGGATTATTGGAGTTAtgattcaaagaaagaaacaggCTTTGTTGGTCTTAAGAATCAGGGTGCAACATGTTACATGAACTCTCTACTGCAAACTCTTTATCATATCCCTTACTTCAGAAAG GCCGTATACCATATGCCAACAACTGAGAATGACATGCCATCTGGAAGCATTCCTCTGGCTCTGCAGAGCCTATTTTACAAGCTTCAATACAGTGACAACAGTGTTGCAACTAAAGAGCTGACAAAATCTTTTGGATGGGACACGTATGATTCTTTCATGCAGCATGATGTGCAAGAACTCAATAGGGTTCTTTCTGAAAAGCTCGAGGATAAAATGAAA GGGACTGTTGTAGAGGGCACTATCCAGCAATTGTTTGAAGGACACCATATGAACTATATTGAGTGCATCAATGTGGACTACAAATCTACGAGAAAGGAGTCATTTTATG ACCTTCAGCTCGATGTTAAAGGATGTCGAGATGTCTATGCTTCTTTTGACAAATATGTGGAAGTGGAACGTCTTGAAGGTGATAACAAGTATCATGCTGAGCAACATGGATTGCAG GATGCTAAGAAAGGTGTCCTCTTTATTGACTTTCCTCCTGTTCTCCAGCTTCAGCTGAAGCGGTTTGAATATGATTTCATGAGGGACACTATGGTAAAG ATTAATGACCGTTATGAGTTTCCATTGCAACTTGACCTTGATAGAGAGAATGGCAAGTATTTATCGCCAGATGCAGATAGAGGAGTTCGCAACCTTTACACACTTCACAG TGTCTTGGTTCATAGTGGCGGAGTGCATGGTGGACATTACTACGCTTTTATTCGGCCAACCCTCTCTGATCAGTG GTTTAAATTTGATGATGAGCGGGTTACGAAAGAAGATATGAAGAGAGCACTTGAAGAACAGTATGGTGGGGAGGAAGAG TTGCCAAATGCAGGCTTCAATAACACCCCGTTTAAGTTCACAAAATATTCAAATGCATACATGCTTGTGTATATACGTGATAGTGATAAGGATAAGATTATTTGCAATGTGGATGAGAAGGACATTGCTGAACACCTTAGG GTAAGATTAAAGAAAGAACAGGAAGAAAAGGAgcacaagaaaaaggaaaaagcagAGGCTCACCTTTATACTATTATAAAG GTTGCGAGGAATGAGGATCTCAAGGAACAGATTGGCAGGGATATTTATTTTGATCTTGTGGATCATGATAAAGTTCGCAGCTTTCGCATTCAAAAGCAGATGTCTTTTAATGTTTTCAAG GAAGAGGTGGCCAAAGAGTTTGGTATACCAGTAGAATGCCAGCGCTTTTGGCTGTGGGCAAAGCGGCAGAACCATACATATCGTCCAAATCGACCACTGACACATCAAGAGGAAACTCAGTCG GTTGGACACCTGAGGGAGGTTTCAAATAAAGCTCACAACGCAGAGTTGAAGTTATTCTTGGAAGTGGAGGTTGGACTG GATCTACGTCCTATTCCTCCACCTGAGAAAACGAAAGACgatattttgattttcttcaagCTTTATGACTCAGAGAAAGAAGCACTCAG GTTTGTAGGGAGGTTATTTGTGAAAGGCAGTGGCAAGCCCTTGGAGATACTGTCTAAGCTAAATGAAATGGCTGGGTTTGCTCCAAGTGAAGAAATTGAACTTTACGAG GAAATAAAGTTCGATCCTAGTGTTATGTGTGAACATATTGACAAGAAACTCACTTTCCGAACTAGCCAG CTCGAAGATGGTGATATTATATGTTTTCAGAAATCTCCTTCTGCTGAACCTGAACAACGGCATCGTTATCCTGATGTACCTTCATTTTTGGAGTATGTTCACAATCGGCAG GTTGTTCATTTCCGTTCGTTGGAGAAACCTAAGGAGGATGATTTCTGTATTGAGCT GTCAAAAATATTCTCGTATGACGAAGTCGTTGAAAAAGTTGCACAACAACTTGGTTTGGAGGATCCATCCAAAATCAGGCTCACATCACACAACTGTTACTCTCAGCAACCTAAACCCCAACCTATCAAATATAGGGGAGTTGACCGTTTGTCAGATATGTTGGTTCACTACAATCAG ACTTCCGATATATTGTATTATGAAGTATTGGACATTCCTTTACCAGAATTGCAAGGCTTAAAAACTTTGAAGGTTGCTTTTCATCATGCAACAAAGGAAGAA GCAGTAATTCACTGTATTAGATTGCCGAAGCAAAGCACTGTTGGAGATGTCATTAATGACCTGAAAACAAAG GTCGAATTGTCCCATCCAGGTGCAGAGCTCAGGTTGCTTGAAGTATTCTATCATAAGATCTACAAG ATTTTCCCACTTAATGAAAAGATCGAAAATATTAATGATCAATACTGGACATTACGTGCGGAGGAG ATTCCAGAGGAAGAGAAAAACCTTGGGCCTAATGATCGCCTGATTCATGTTTACCATTTTATGAAAGATACAACTCAAATG CAGGTCCAAAATTTTGGCGAACCATTTTTCTTGCTCATCCATGAAGGAGAGACATTAGCTGATGTTAAAGGTCGCATACAAAAGAAACTGCAGGTGCCAGACGAGGAGTTCACCAAG TGGAGATTTGCGTTTTTGTCGTTGGGAAGGCCTGACTACCTCGAGGACAGTGATGTTGTATCCAGTCGTTTTCAG AAAAGGGATATTTATGGAGCTTGGGAGCAATATTTAGGGTTAGAACACTCGGATAGTGCTCCAAAAAGGGCCTATGCAGCCAACCAG AACCGCCATACATACGAGAAGCCTGTAAAAATTTACAATTAG
- the LOC113323389 gene encoding ubiquitin carboxyl-terminal hydrolase 12-like isoform X1 has protein sequence MTMMTPPPLDQQEDEEMLVPHSDFVDGAQPMEEGVTAVQPETVSTVENQQIEDPPTSRFTWTIESFSRLNVKKHYSDVFVVGGFKWRVLIFPKGNNVDQLSMYLDVADSQNLPYGWSRYAQFSLAVVNQSQNKFTVRKDTQHQFNARESDWGFTSFMPLSDLYDPSRGFLANDTIIIEAEVIVRKVVDYWSYDSKKETGFVGLKNQGATCYMNSLLQTLYHIPYFRKAVYHMPTTENDMPSGSIPLALQSLFYKLQYSDNSVATKELTKSFGWDTYDSFMQHDVQELNRVLSEKLEDKMKGTVVEGTIQQLFEGHHMNYIECINVDYKSTRKESFYDLQLDVKGCRDVYASFDKYVEVERLEGDNKYHAEQHGLQDAKKGVLFIDFPPVLQLQLKRFEYDFMRDTMVKINDRYEFPLQLDLDRENGKYLSPDADRGVRNLYTLHSVLVHSGGVHGGHYYAFIRPTLSDQWFKFDDERVTKEDMKRALEEQYGGEEELPNAGFNNTPFKFTKYSNAYMLVYIRDSDKDKIICNVDEKDIAEHLRVRLKKEQEEKEHKKKEKAEAHLYTIIKVARNEDLKEQIGRDIYFDLVDHDKVRSFRIQKQMSFNVFKEEVAKEFGIPVECQRFWLWAKRQNHTYRPNRPLTHQEETQSVGHLREVSNKAHNAELKLFLEVEVGLDLRPIPPPEKTKDDILIFFKLYDSEKEALRFVGRLFVKGSGKPLEILSKLNEMAGFAPSEEIELYEEIKFDPSVMCEHIDKKLTFRTSQLEDGDIICFQKSPSAEPEQRHRYPDVPSFLEYVHNRQVVHFRSLEKPKEDDFCIELSKIFSYDEVVEKVAQQLGLEDPSKIRLTSHNCYSQQPKPQPIKYRGVDRLSDMLVHYNQTSDILYYEVLDIPLPELQGLKTLKVAFHHATKEEAVIHCIRLPKQSTVGDVINDLKTKVELSHPGAELRLLEVFYHKIYKIFPLNEKIENINDQYWTLRAEEIPEEEKNLGPNDRLIHVYHFMKDTTQMQVQNFGEPFFLLIHEGETLADVKGRIQKKLQVPDEEFTKWRFAFLSLGRPDYLEDSDVVSSRFQKRDIYGAWEQYLGLEHSDSAPKRAYAANQNRHTYEKPVKIYN, from the exons atgACTATGATGACTCCTCCACCATTAGAT CAGCAAGAAGATGAGGAGATGTTGGTTCCACATTCAGATTTTGTTGATGGTGCTCAACCTATGGAAGAAG GAGTAACAGCAGTGCAACCGGAAACTGTTAGTACCGTGGAGAATCAGCAAATTGAGGATCCTCCAACTTCGAGATTTACATGGACAATTGAGAGTTTTTCTAGGTTGAATGTAAAGAAACACTACTCTGATGTATTTGTCGTGGGTGGTTTTAAATG GCGGGTACTGATTTTTCCCAAGGGAAACAATGTCGACCAATTGTCAATGTACCTAGATGTTGCAGATTCACAGAACTTGCCTTATGGATGGAGTAGATATGCTCAATTCAGTTTGGCTGTGGTGAATCAATCACAGAATAAGTTTACTGTTAGAAAAG ACACACAACATCAGTTCAATGCACGAGAGAGTGATTGGGGCTTCACGTCCTTTATGCCTTTAAGTGACCTCTACGATCCTAGCAGAGGATTTCTTGCCAATGATACAATAATCATTGAAGCCGAGGTTATTGTTCGTAAGGTTGTGGATTATTGGAGTTAtgattcaaagaaagaaacaggCTTTGTTGGTCTTAAGAATCAGGGTGCAACATGTTACATGAACTCTCTACTGCAAACTCTTTATCATATCCCTTACTTCAGAAAG GCCGTATACCATATGCCAACAACTGAGAATGACATGCCATCTGGAAGCATTCCTCTGGCTCTGCAGAGCCTATTTTACAAGCTTCAATACAGTGACAACAGTGTTGCAACTAAAGAGCTGACAAAATCTTTTGGATGGGACACGTATGATTCTTTCATGCAGCATGATGTGCAAGAACTCAATAGGGTTCTTTCTGAAAAGCTCGAGGATAAAATGAAA GGGACTGTTGTAGAGGGCACTATCCAGCAATTGTTTGAAGGACACCATATGAACTATATTGAGTGCATCAATGTGGACTACAAATCTACGAGAAAGGAGTCATTTTATG ACCTTCAGCTCGATGTTAAAGGATGTCGAGATGTCTATGCTTCTTTTGACAAATATGTGGAAGTGGAACGTCTTGAAGGTGATAACAAGTATCATGCTGAGCAACATGGATTGCAG GATGCTAAGAAAGGTGTCCTCTTTATTGACTTTCCTCCTGTTCTCCAGCTTCAGCTGAAGCGGTTTGAATATGATTTCATGAGGGACACTATGGTAAAG ATTAATGACCGTTATGAGTTTCCATTGCAACTTGACCTTGATAGAGAGAATGGCAAGTATTTATCGCCAGATGCAGATAGAGGAGTTCGCAACCTTTACACACTTCACAG TGTCTTGGTTCATAGTGGCGGAGTGCATGGTGGACATTACTACGCTTTTATTCGGCCAACCCTCTCTGATCAGTG GTTTAAATTTGATGATGAGCGGGTTACGAAAGAAGATATGAAGAGAGCACTTGAAGAACAGTATGGTGGGGAGGAAGAG TTGCCAAATGCAGGCTTCAATAACACCCCGTTTAAGTTCACAAAATATTCAAATGCATACATGCTTGTGTATATACGTGATAGTGATAAGGATAAGATTATTTGCAATGTGGATGAGAAGGACATTGCTGAACACCTTAGG GTAAGATTAAAGAAAGAACAGGAAGAAAAGGAgcacaagaaaaaggaaaaagcagAGGCTCACCTTTATACTATTATAAAG GTTGCGAGGAATGAGGATCTCAAGGAACAGATTGGCAGGGATATTTATTTTGATCTTGTGGATCATGATAAAGTTCGCAGCTTTCGCATTCAAAAGCAGATGTCTTTTAATGTTTTCAAG GAAGAGGTGGCCAAAGAGTTTGGTATACCAGTAGAATGCCAGCGCTTTTGGCTGTGGGCAAAGCGGCAGAACCATACATATCGTCCAAATCGACCACTGACACATCAAGAGGAAACTCAGTCG GTTGGACACCTGAGGGAGGTTTCAAATAAAGCTCACAACGCAGAGTTGAAGTTATTCTTGGAAGTGGAGGTTGGACTG GATCTACGTCCTATTCCTCCACCTGAGAAAACGAAAGACgatattttgattttcttcaagCTTTATGACTCAGAGAAAGAAGCACTCAG GTTTGTAGGGAGGTTATTTGTGAAAGGCAGTGGCAAGCCCTTGGAGATACTGTCTAAGCTAAATGAAATGGCTGGGTTTGCTCCAAGTGAAGAAATTGAACTTTACGAG GAAATAAAGTTCGATCCTAGTGTTATGTGTGAACATATTGACAAGAAACTCACTTTCCGAACTAGCCAG CTCGAAGATGGTGATATTATATGTTTTCAGAAATCTCCTTCTGCTGAACCTGAACAACGGCATCGTTATCCTGATGTACCTTCATTTTTGGAGTATGTTCACAATCGGCAG GTTGTTCATTTCCGTTCGTTGGAGAAACCTAAGGAGGATGATTTCTGTATTGAGCT GTCAAAAATATTCTCGTATGACGAAGTCGTTGAAAAAGTTGCACAACAACTTGGTTTGGAGGATCCATCCAAAATCAGGCTCACATCACACAACTGTTACTCTCAGCAACCTAAACCCCAACCTATCAAATATAGGGGAGTTGACCGTTTGTCAGATATGTTGGTTCACTACAATCAG ACTTCCGATATATTGTATTATGAAGTATTGGACATTCCTTTACCAGAATTGCAAGGCTTAAAAACTTTGAAGGTTGCTTTTCATCATGCAACAAAGGAAGAA GCAGTAATTCACTGTATTAGATTGCCGAAGCAAAGCACTGTTGGAGATGTCATTAATGACCTGAAAACAAAG GTCGAATTGTCCCATCCAGGTGCAGAGCTCAGGTTGCTTGAAGTATTCTATCATAAGATCTACAAG ATTTTCCCACTTAATGAAAAGATCGAAAATATTAATGATCAATACTGGACATTACGTGCGGAGGAG ATTCCAGAGGAAGAGAAAAACCTTGGGCCTAATGATCGCCTGATTCATGTTTACCATTTTATGAAAGATACAACTCAAATG CAGGTCCAAAATTTTGGCGAACCATTTTTCTTGCTCATCCATGAAGGAGAGACATTAGCTGATGTTAAAGGTCGCATACAAAAGAAACTGCAGGTGCCAGACGAGGAGTTCACCAAG TGGAGATTTGCGTTTTTGTCGTTGGGAAGGCCTGACTACCTCGAGGACAGTGATGTTGTATCCAGTCGTTTTCAG AAAAGGGATATTTATGGAGCTTGGGAGCAATATTTAGGGTTAGAACACTCGGATAGTGCTCCAAAAAGGGCCTATGCAGCCAACCAG AACCGCCATACATACGAGAAGCCTGTAAAAATTTACAATTAG